Part of the Sphingobium lignivorans genome is shown below.
CCGTCGGCGCCAAGACGCCTACGCTGGGCCGGAAGCGGAGCCTCCTCGACGAGATTTTCGGCAATATCGGCGCGGTGGGTGCGGGCGGCATGGGCGGCGGCGGCGCGCCGACGGGCCCGGGCCCCAACGGCGGCTGACATCGTCAATCGTCCCGGTGATTTCCGGGACGCTTTCGGCTCGAAGGGCGCCGCGCATGTGGTTTTCCTTGCAATCGACCCGTTGTTGACTTCATGATGGGCAATTGAGGGAGAGCCGCGATGCAGCATTTCGGCGATCTGCAGCCCCTGGGGCGGCCGGATTTCTTTGCCGAGCAGGCGCCGGTCGGCAGATACAGCGCCAGGCGAAGCCGCTGGCGGTTCGCGGTGGGATCGCTTGAAGTCGGCTTCGACCGGGCAAGCGAAACCATCGATGCCGAAACGCCGCGACAACAGGCCGGGCCGCGTCTGGACTTCGCCCAGCGCCTCATGATCCTTGTCGGAACGATAAGCTGTGCCGCCCTCCTGCTGGCGCTGGCCGGATGGATGTGGTCGAAGCGCGGCTCGTCCATCATGGGCGGGGAAACCGTCTCGGCTGCGATCATCGATCGCGAGGATGCTGCAGCGCCGGCGAGCCCCGGCGAAACGCCCGTCGTGATCCCCACGAAGGCGGAACCGACCCGGCTGACCGCCGTCATCGAGCGGCAGGCGGCTGCCCCGGCCGTGGCGCCCACGAAGCGCGCATCCGTGGCCATCGCGCAGGGCGAGGCCATTGCCCCCAAGGCAGCGGCCATTGGTCCGGCATCCGCGCCCGACGAAGCGATCGTCGCCTCAGGCAATTATCTGCTCATCCCGAGCGTGGCTCATGCGCTCTCGACCGCCATGGCCAGTGGGGAAGCGCAGAACTGGGTCGCCGGCAACTATCATGGCCTCGTCGTCGTCGGCGACGCGGAGCTCAAGGACAGCAAGCGCTGCCGGCAAGGCACCGTGTTGCTGCGCGATGGATCGCTTCAGGGCCGGACCCAGCGGTTCGAGCGCTGCATCTGAGCTGACGCGCGGCCGGATCGCCGGCCGGGCGCGGCAGTCTGTTCAGCGTGCGATGCCGCCGGCAGCGAGCACGGCGAGCGTCACCAGTTCCGACGCGGTCGATGCCATGGCGGCGATCTGCACCGGCTGGCCCATGCCGATGAGCATCGGGCCGATCACGGAGTCCCCGCCCAGTTCCCGCAGCAGCTTGGCGGAAAGATTGGCCGACTGGAGCCCCGGCATCACCAGCACATTGGCCGGCCCGGACAGGCGACTGAAGGGATAGCTCTGCATCACGCGCGTGTTGAGCGCCACGTCCGGTGCCATCTCCCCCTCATATTCGAAATCGACATTGCGCTGGTCGAGCAGGCCGACTGCCTCGCGAATATTGTCGAGCCAGTTGCCCGGCGGATTTCCGAAGGTGGAATAGGAAAGGAAGGCAACGCGCGGCTCATGGCCCATCCGACGCGCGACGGCGGCGGTGCCGATGGCGATATCGGCAAGCTCCGCGGCGCCGGGACGCTCGTTGACGGTGGTGTCGGCCATGAACACCGTGTGGCTACGGCCGACAAGGACATGGATGCCGAAGCAGGTGCGATCCGGCGCCGGATCGATGACCCGGCGCAATTCGCGCATGGTCTGGGCATAAGTGCGGGTGACGCCGGTGATCATCGCGTCCGCCTCGCCCATCTTGAGCAGCAGCGCGCCGAAGATGTTGCGATCGCGATTGACCATCCGCTCGCAGTCGCGCCGCAGATAGCCGCGCCGCTGGAGGCGCTCGTAAAGCGCGTCGACCATTTTCGGCACGAGCGGCGAATTCACGCTGTTGTAGAGCTCGAAGCTTTCCGGGTCGCGGACGCCCAATTCCCTCAGCTTCTCATAAACGTCCTGACGGCCGACCAGCACCGGAATGCCGTAACCGCCGTCCCGGAACTGGATCGCCGCGCGCAGGACGACTTCCTCCTCGGCTTCCGCGAAGAGGACGCGCTTGGGCGCCGCCCGCGCGCCCTCATAAGCGAGCGTCAGGACCGAGGTGGTGGGATTGAGCCGCGCGCGCAGGGTCTGCCGATAGGCGGCCATGTCCTCGATCGGCTGCTGCGCCACGCCCGATTCCATCGCGGCCTGCGCGACGGCGGCCGGCACCACCTCCATCAGACGGGGGTCGAAGGGCGCGGGAATGATATAGTCCGCGCCGAAGCTGTGCGACTTGCCATAGGCCAGCGCGACTTCCTCCGGCACCTGCTCGCGCGCGAGCGAAGCGATCGCCTGCGCTGCGGCGATCTTCATCGCTTCGTTGATCGCGGTGGCCCGCACGTCGAGCGCACCACGAAAGATGAAGGGGAAGCCGAGGACGTTGTTGACCTGGTTCGGATAGTCCGACCGGCCCGTCGCCACGATGGCATCGGGCCGCGCCGCCTTGGCGACGGGCGGCAGGATTTCCGGATCCGGATTGGCCATCGCGAAAATGATCGGCCGGGCGTTCATCTCGCCGATCCACTCGGGCCTGAGCGCATCCTTGGCGGAGAGCCCAAGGAAGATGTCCGCGCCCTTGAGCGCATCATGCAGCGTCCGCGCCTCCGTGCGCACTGCATGGGCGGACTTGAACTGGTCCATGCCGTGCGTGCGTCCCTGATAGATCACGCCTTCGCGATCGCACATGGTGACGTTGTCGTGCGGCACGCCCAGCGCCTTGATGAGTTCGGTGCAGGCGATGGCGGCAGCGCCCGCGCCATTCACGACGACGCGGGCCTCGCTGATGTCGCGTCCGGTCAGGTGGCAGGCATTGATGAGCCCGGCGGCGCAGATGATGGCCGTGCCGTGCTGGTCGTCATGCATGACCGGAATGTTCATCCGCTCCTTGAGCGCCGCCTCGATCATGAAGCATTCAGGCGCCTTGATGTCTTCGAGGTTGATGCCGCCGAAGCTGGGCTCGAGCAGCGCCACCGCGTCGATGAAGGCCTGCGGGTCTTCGGTGTCCACCTCGAGGTCGATGGCGTCCACGTCCGCGAAGCGCTTGAACAGGACGGCCTTGCCTTCCATCACCGGCTTCGACGCCAGCGCTCCGAGATTGCCGAGGCCCAGGATCGCAGTGCCGTTCGAGATGACCGCGACGAGATTGCCCCGCGCGGTGTAATCATAGGCCGTCTGCGGATTTTCGGCGATCTCCCGCACGGGAACCGCCACGCCGGGCGAATAGGCCAGCGCGAGGTCGCGCTGCGTGGCCATGGGCTTGGAAGCGATGATCTCGATCTTCCCGGGTCGCCCGGCCGAATGAAAGAGAAGCGCCTCGCGCTCCGAGAATTCGATGGTCGTCTTGTCGCTGGTCGTATCTGTCATGGGAGTGGGGCCCTTCGATCAAGTCTGCCCTAGCGACAATCCGATCCGATCGACAAGGGGTGCGGACATGATTTCCGTCGCGGCAGGCGCCTTTTCGCCATCCGCATGCGCTGCTAACGCAATGCGCGTGACCAATCATGCCAATCCCGGGTCGAAGACCGACAAAGCCGCACGAAGCGCAGCCAGCGCCCCCACGCCCATGATGGCCCAGTATCTGGCCCTGAAGGCGGAGGCGGGCGGGGACCTGCTTTTCTATCGCATGGGCGACTTCTTCGAGCTGTTCTTCGATGACGCCAAGGTGGCCGCGCAAGTCCTCGACATCGCGCTGACCACGCGCGGCGAACATCTCGGCGAGCCGATCCCGATGTGCGGCGTGCCCGTGCACAGCGCGGACAGCTATCTGGCGCGCCTCATCAGGGCGGGGCACCGTGTTGCCATTGCCGAGCAGACCGAGACGCCGGAACAGGCCCGCGCGCGGGGCTCCAAGGCGCTGGTCGGCCGCGCGATCGTGCGCTTCGTCACGGCCGGCACGCTCACCGAGGAAGCGTTGCTGGACAGCCGCCGGGCCAATCTGCTGGCGGCGGTGGGCGAGAGCGGTGGCGCGAAGGCCGTCGCCGCAGCCGATATATCCACGGGCAGGTTGGAGGTGGTGACGCTCGAAGGGCACGCCATCGAGGCTGAACTGGCCCGCCTGGGCGCGAGCGAGGTTATCGCGCGGCCCGGACTGGCGGAAAGCATCCCCGCAGCCATGCCGTTCGAGAGCCGGAGTTTCGACAGCGCGCGGGCCGAAGAGCATATCCGCCGGCATTTCGGCGTCACGACACTGGAGAGCTTCGGCGCCTTCTCGCGGGCGGAGCTTTCCGCGCTGGGCGGGCTGCTCGCTTATCTCGAGCATGTCGGCAAGGGCCGCATGCCGTTTCTCGCTGCCCCGGTCCGGCTGGGTTCGGGCGCACATCTCGCGATCGATCCGGCCACCCGCGAGAGCCTGGAGATCGTGCAGACGCAGAGCGGTCAGCGGGCCGGCAGCCTGCTGGCGGCCGTCGACCGGACGGTGACCGGCGCGGGCGCGCGGCTGCTGGCGGCCGATCTCTCCGCTCCCCTGATGAACCGCGAAGCGATCGAGGCCCGGCTGAGCCTCGTCCAGTGGTTCCACGACGATGGACCGCTCCGCGAGGATGTCCGTGCCCGATTGCGGGCCTTGCCCGATGTCGGTCGGGCGCTCGGCCGCATAGCCATCGGCCGGGGCAGCCCGCGCGATCTGGGGCAATTGCGCGATGGCCTCGATGCCGCCCATCGCCTGCGCGAGAGGCTGGGGCGCCTGCCCTCGCGGCCCGCGCTGCTTGACGACCTGCTGCCGCATTTCGACGGGCACGGGGAACTGATCGACATATTACAGCGCGCCATCGTCGCCGCTCCGCCGACGGAAGCTGCCAATGGTGGCTATATCGCCGAGGGCTATGATGCCGCGCTCGACGAACTGCGCCGCCTGGCGGGGGACGGCCGGCGCGCGATCGCTAGCCTGGAAGCCCGCTACCGTGAGGAGACGGGGATCGCCGCGCTCAAGATCCGCCACAATGGTGTGCTTGGCTATCATGTCGAAGTGCCTGCCCGCCATGCCGATGCCCTGCTGGCGCAGGACAGCGGCTTCACGCATCGCCAGACCCTGGCCGGCGTGGTGCGCTTCAATTCGGTGGATCTTCATGAACAGGCGGGCCGGGTCGCCCAGGCCGGCGCGCATGCCCTCGCCGCCGAGGCAGCGCATTTCGAGGAGCTGGTCGCACGCACTGTCCGCAGGCGCGAGGCGATCGCCCGGACGGCGGACGCGCTGGCTCGGATCGATGTCGCGGCCGCCCTCGCGGAGCGCGGCGTCGAGGGCGGATGGACGCGCCCGGCCCTGGTGGAGGATCGTTGCCTCGATGTATCCGGCGGTCGCCACCCCGTGGTCGAGGCCGCACTCGGGCGCGAAGGCGCTGCCTTTGTCGCGAATGACTGCCGGCTGGACGAGGGCGATCGGCTGTGGCTGGTCACCGGGCCCAATATGGGCGGCAAGTCCACCTTCCTGCGCCAGAACGCGCTGATCGTCATCCTGGCGCAGGCGGGCAGCTTCGTGCCGGCCCGCGCCGCTCGGCTTGGCCTTGTCGACCGGCTGTTCAGCCGGGTCGGTGCGTCGGACAATCTGGCGCGGGGCCGGTCCACCTTCATGGTGGAGATGATCGAGACGGCCGCCATTCTCGCGCAGGCCACCGAGCGCAGCTTCGTCATTCTCGACGAGGTGGGGCGCGGCACCTCGACTTATGACGGGCTGGCCATCGCCTGGGCAGTGGTGGAGGCGATCCACGACGTGAACGCGTGCCGCTGCCTGTTCGCGACTCACTATCATGAGCTGACGCGCCTCGCCGAACGGCTGGAAGCGCTGTCGCTCCACCATGTGCGGGCGCGCGAGTGGCAGGGCGATCTCGTGCTGCTGCACGAAGTGAGCGAGGGGCCGGCCGATCGCAGCTACGGCATCGCGGTCGCCCGACTCGCTGGACTGCCGCCGCAGGTGCTGGCCCGCGCGAAGGACGTGCTTGCCAGGCTGGAAGCCGGAAAGGCGCAGACCGGCGGCATCGCGGCCGGCCTCGATGATCTGCCGCTGTTCGCCGCCGCGCTGGCTCCGCAGCCCGACAAGGCGCCCGATCCGCTGCGCGAGCGGCTGGCGCAGACCGATGCCGACAGTCTTTCGCCCCGCGAAGCGCTCGAGCTCGTCTATGCCCTCAAGCAATTATCGGACGCCGCTCCTATATGAGTGTCATGAACAAGCTTGCCGAATCGCTGCCCGGACGGCGCACCATCATCGATCGCCGGCAAGTCGCCGATGCGCTGAACGCCGAGCTGGTCGGCCTCGGCGACGTTCTGGCGCGCCGACAGGCGATCGTGGTCACGCTGCGCGAGGCGCTGGCGGCGGGGCGCCGGGAAGTGTCGGCGAGGCTCGCACGCAATCCCACGCGCGGTCGCGACGCGGTGACGGCGCAGGCCTTCCTCATGGACCAGATCGTGCGCCTGCTTTTCGACGCGACGGTCACGCATCTTTATCCGGTCAGCAATCCCACGGCGGCCGAGCGCCTGAGCGTTATCGCCGTGGGCGGCTACGGACGCGGAGAGATGGCGCCATACAGCGACGTCGATATCGGCTTCATCACGCCCTACAAGCCGACGTCCTGGACGGAGCAGGTGATCGAATCCATGCTCTATGCCCTCTGGGACCTGGGCCTCAAGGTCGGTCATTCCAGCCGCTCGATCGACGAGACCATGCGCATGGCGAGGTCCGACCTCACCATTCGCACGGCGCTACTGGAGGCACGCTTCATCTGGGGCGACCGTGGTGTCTATGACGAATGCGTGCGGCGCTTCGACAGCGACGTGATGCAAGGCACGGCGCGCAGCTTCGTGGCCGAGAAGCTGGCGGAGCGGGACGCGCGTCACAAGCAGATGGGTGACAGCCGCTATGTGGTGGAACCCAATGTCAAGGAGGGCAAGGGCGGCCTGCGCGACCTGCACACGCTCTTCTGGATCGGCAAATATGTGAACCGCGTACGCACCGTCGCCGAGCTGGTGGATGTCGGCCTGCTGACGCGGGCGGAGCTCTCCCAGTTCCAGCGCGCCGAGAATTTCCTGTGGGCCGTGCGGTGCCACATGCACGAGATATCGAACCGCGCCGAGGACCGGCTGACCTTCGATCTCCAGATCGAGGTGGCGCACCGGATGGGCTTCGTCGAGAAGCGCGGACGCCCCCCGGTCGAGCGCTTCATGCATCTCTATTTCCTGATGGCGAAGACGGTCGGCGATCTTACCGGCGTCTTTCTCGCGCATCTGGATGACACCATGGCCCGCAAGGGCCGCCGCTACATCCCGGCCATTTTCAGCCGTCCGCGCAAGCTGGACGGCTTCGTGCTGGATCGCGGCCGGATCGCCATTCCGCATGACGACTTCTTCCGCGAGCGACCGGTGCGGATGATCGAGATCTTCGCGCTGGCCGACAAGCACGACCTTCAGATCCATCCGAACGCCATGCGCGCCCTCAATCGTGACGCCGTCCTCATCGACCGGAAGGTACGCAACCATCCGGAAGCCAATGCCCTGTTCATGGGCATCCTCACATCGCCGCGCGACCCCGAGAAAGTGCTGCGCTGGATGAACGAGGCGGGCACGTTCGGCCGTTTCGTGCCGGACTTCGGCCGGGTCGTCGCGCAGATGCAGTTCGACATGTATCACCACTACACGGTCGACGAGCACACGATCCGGGCGATCGGCCTCCTCTCGCGGATCGAGAAGGGGGACCTGCGGGAAGACCATCCGCTCGGCAGCGCGATCATCACCAGGATCAATTCCCGGCGCGTGCTTTACGTCGCCGTTCTGCTCCACGACATCGCCAAGGGACGTGGCGGCGATCACAGCCTGCAAGGCGCCGAGATCGCCGAGAAACTTTGCCCGAGGCTGGGGTTGAGCGCCGCCGAGACCGAGACCGTCGCCTGGCTGGTGCGCTATCATCTGCTGATGTCGGCAACGGCCTTCAAGCGCGACCTGGCCGATTACAAGACGATCCTCGATTTCGCCGAAGTCGTGCAGAGCCCGGAGCGCCTGCGTCTGCTGCTGCTGCTGACCGTCGTGGATATCCGCGCCGTCGGGCCGGGTGTCTGGAACAGCTGGAAGCGCCAGCTCCTCACCGAGCTCTATGATGCCGCCGAGGAAGTCATCCGCCCCGGCCACAAGCAGCGGGGCAGGCAGGAGCGGATCGAGGAAAAGCGACAGAAGCTCTCCCAGCGCCTCGGCATCGGGGACAAGGCCTTCGACAAGCTGGTGAAGCATTTTCCCCAGTCATACTGGATTGCCGAGCCTGACCACATTCTGGAGCAGAATGCGCGGCACCTGCTGTCCGCAGGGCAGACCGGTCTTTCGATCGAGGCGCAGCCCTATCCGGAACGTGGCGCGACTCTGGTCACCGTCTATGCGGCCGACCATCCCGGCCTCTTCTATCGCATTGCCGGCGCCATCCATCTGGCGGGCGGCAACATCATCGATGCCCGCATCCACACGCTGAAGGACGGTTCGGCGCTCGATAATTTCCTGGTGCAGGATCCGCTTGGCCGTCGTTTCGATGCGCCCGAGCAGCTCGCGCGCATCAAGACCTATATCGAGGACGCGCTGGCCAATCGGCAGAAGCTGCTGACCAAGCTCGACCAGCGGCCCCTGCCCCGCACGCGCGCGGAAGCTTTCGAGGTCGTGCCGCAGGTCATCATCGACAACAAGGCCTCGAACCGCTTCACCGTGGTCGAGGTGATGGCGCGTGACCGGCCGGCGCTGCTGCTGAGCCTTGCCTTCGCCCTGTTCCAGTCCAAGACCATGGTCCACAGCGCTCATGTCGCCACGTTCGGCGAGCGGGCAGTGGACACTTTCTATCTCACCGATCTCCTCGGCGGAAAACTCGAGAGCAAGTCGCGCCTGGCGACGCTGGAGCGGCGCCTGCTCGATGCCGCCGACAATCGGTGCGGCGAATTGCTCGACGTGAACAATTTCGCCATGTCGGGCTGACACGGCAAACTGAAGCGTCCGGCGGAACCAGCCGTCCCGGCCCGCCGCGTCTGTGAAGAGAGCGGCGCGCCGGGCGACGGGCGGCGTTGCGTCAGTGCGAGATCAGCACCGGCACCTGAGCCTTGGCCAGCAGTTTCCGGCTCGCGCCGCCGAAAATCTGTTCGCGCAGGCGGCTGTGCCCGTAGCTGCCCATCACGCACCAGCGCGCGCCCGATCCGTTCAATTCGTCGAGCAGCTGGGTGCCGACATCGCCCGTCTTGGGGAGCAGACGGGCCGTGACCTTGCAGCCATGGCGATCGAGATAGGCGGCCACTTCGTCAGGGCTCGCTTCCCCTTCGCCGATGGTCAGCACCTCCACTTCGCTGGCCAGCTTGAGCAGCGGAACCGCGGCCCGAATGGCGGCGTCCGCGGGCGCCGAACCGTCCCAGGCGACGAGCACCTTGCCAAAGAGATCGAGCCGCTTCTGGTCCGTCGGCACCAGCAGGATCGGCGCCGAGGTCAGCTCCGCCAGCCGCGCGGCGGCATTGCCCGACTCGGCAATCTCCCCGAGGCCCTGCTTGCCCACGACGATGAGGTCCACCAGACGGATACTGTCGGTGATCGCCACGTCGGACTGGCCGTGAACGCGCGCCCATTCATAGCTCACGCCTTCATTGGCAAGTCGAGGCTCGAGTCGCTCGACATTGCTGTCCTCACGCTCCCGCTCGTCCATGAGCAGGACGCCCGCGCCGCCGCCGACGCCGAATCCATCGGCAATCACCGGCATCTGCACGACGTCGAGGCAGACCAGATGGCCCTCGACAGCCCTTACGACATCAAGCGCGGATTGCAGGCGCGCTTCCTGGCATACATCGTCATGAATCAGCACCATCACCGTTTTCATGGCAGCCTCCTCGCATTGGGCGGGCCCCGACCCGCTTCCGGCTTGTGGCACATTGTGCCTGCCAGGCCGAGCTTGCCTTGACCGGAGTCAAAAACAACCCCGCATTCCTGCAGTGCCTGCGCGTTGCCCGCGCGATTCCTGCTTGCCTCCCGGCGGGTCCGCGACTATAGCGCCGCGCTTCCATGCAACCATGGATGCCAGGGGACGGGCCGGCTGTAAGGGCTGCCGTGTTCGTCCGCAATCGTCTGCGTCATGCTCCTTGCGAGCGGCGCATAAACGGACAAGGAGACGAAAATGCCCAAGCTCAAGACCAAGAGCGGTGTGAAGAAACGCTTCAAGTTCACCGCCACCGGCAAGGTCAAGCATGGTGTGGCCGGCAAGCGCCACCGCCTGATCTCGCACAATGCGAAATATATTCGCCAGAACCGTGGCACGGAGGTTCTCTCCGACGCTGACGTCGCCCATGTGCGCCTCTGGGCGCCCTACGGCCTGAAGTAAGGAGTAGAGCGACATGGCACGTGTGAAACGCGGCACGACCACGAAGGCGAAGCACAAGAGGATTCTGGATCAGGCGAAGGGCTATTATGGCCGTCGCAAGAACACGATCCGCATCGCCCGTCAGGCCGTCGAGAAGGCCGGGCAGTACGCCTATCGCGACCGCAAGGTGAAGAAGCGCAGCTTCCGCGCCCTGTGGATCCAGCGCATCAACGCCGCCGTCCGCATGGAAGGCCTGACCTACGGTCAGTTCATGCACGGCCTCAAGCTCGCAGGCGTCGAACTGGACCGCAAGGTCCTGGCCGACATCGCGATGCACGAGGGCGAGGCGTTCAAGGGCATCATCGCGCAGGCCCGCGCGGCACTGCCCGCCGCCTGATCGGCAGCGCAATCCTGTCCCGAAGGGCGCCGGGGTCACCTCCGGCGCCCTTTTCGTTTGCGCCGAATTAGGCTAGCGGACCCGCCCATGAGTGAAGTCACATCCCTGAAGGACGGCCTCGTCGCCGAAATCGCCGCCGCCGATACGCTCGATGCCGTGGAATCGCTGCGCGTCGGCGCTCTGGGCAAGAACGGCGTCGTGACCGCGCTGCTCAAGACGCTTGGCGCGATGACCCCGGAGGAACGGCAGGCCAAGGGCCCGGCCATCCACGAGCTGCGGGAAAGCGTGACGGCGGCGCTGGCCACACGCAAGGCGGCGCTGGAAACCGCGGCTCTCGATGCGCGCCTCGCGGCCGAACGGCTCGACATGACCCTGCCCGCCGACCTGCCCCCGCAAGGCAGCGTCCATCCGGTCAGCCAGGTGATGGACGAGCTGGCGGAAATCTTCGCGGATCTCGGCTTCTCCGTCGCGACCGGCCCGGAGATCGAGGATGACTGGCGCAATTTCACGGCGCTGAACATCCCGGAGACGCATCCGGCCCGTGCGATGCACGACACATTCTATTTCGGCGACAATTATCGCGCGCCCGGCGGCAATGGCGAAACGGCCGCCATGTTGCTGCGCACGCATACCTCGCCAGTGCAGATCCGCACGATGATGCAGCAGGACGCGCCGATCCGCATCATCGCGCCGGGCCGCGTCTATCGCTCCGATTCGGACGCGACCCATACGCCGATGTTCCATCAGATCGAGGGCCTCGTCATCGACAAGGGCATTCACCTCGGCCACCTCAAATGGACGCTGGAGACCTTCCTCAAGGCCTTCTTCGAGCGGGAGGACATCGTGCTGCGCCTGCGCCCCAGCTATTTCCCCTTCACCGAGCCGTCCGTCGAGGTCGATGTCGGCTACACGGTCGAGAAGGGGCAGCGCGTGATCGGCGGCAGCGGCGATGCGGAGAATGGCGGCTGGATGGAAGTGCTGGGCAGCGGCATGGTCCACCCGGCCGTGATCCGCAACAGCGGCCTTGATCCGGCGGAATGGCAGGGCTTCGCCTTCGGCACCGGCGTCGACCGGCTGGCGATGCTCAAATATGGCATGAATGACCTGCGCGCCTTCTTCGACGGCGATCTGCGCTGGCTGCGCCATTATGGCTTCTCCGCGCTGGATGTGCCCACGCTCAGCGGAGGAGTCGGCGCATGAAGTTCACATTGTCCTGGCTCAAGGAGCATCTCGAGACCGACGCCGCGCTGAGCGATATCCTGCGCGCGCTCAACGATATCGGGCTGGAAGTCGAAGGCGTCGAGAATCCGGCGGAGAAGCTGGAAGGCTTCCGCATCGCGAAGGTTCTCACCGCCAGCCCGCATCCGCAGGCGGACAAGCTGCAGGTGCTGAGCGTCGACGCCGGCGACGGCGCGATGCAGGTGGTGTGTGGCGCGCCCAACGCCCGTGCCGGCCTTGTCGGCGTGTTCGGCATGCCCGGCGCGACCGTGCCCGCCAATGGCATGGTGCTGCGCGTGGCCGCCATCCGCGGTGTCGAATCGAACGGCATGATGTGCTCCACCCGCGAGCTGGAACTGGGCGAGGATCATGAAGGCATCATCGAGCTGCCGGCCGACGCGCCGGTGGGCACCGCCTTCGCCGATTATGCGCAGCTCGACGATCCCGTCATCGAGGTTTCCATCACTCCCAACCGGCAGGATTGCATGGGCGTGCGCGGCATCGCCCGCGATCTCGCCGCCAAGGGCATCGGCACGCTCAGGCCGCTGGACGCGATCCTCGCCATGCTGCCCCCGGTCGTGCCGCAGGGCCCCGGGCCCGACGTGCGCACCGAT
Proteins encoded:
- the pheS gene encoding phenylalanine--tRNA ligase subunit alpha, with the protein product MSEVTSLKDGLVAEIAAADTLDAVESLRVGALGKNGVVTALLKTLGAMTPEERQAKGPAIHELRESVTAALATRKAALETAALDARLAAERLDMTLPADLPPQGSVHPVSQVMDELAEIFADLGFSVATGPEIEDDWRNFTALNIPETHPARAMHDTFYFGDNYRAPGGNGETAAMLLRTHTSPVQIRTMMQQDAPIRIIAPGRVYRSDSDATHTPMFHQIEGLVIDKGIHLGHLKWTLETFLKAFFEREDIVLRLRPSYFPFTEPSVEVDVGYTVEKGQRVIGGSGDAENGGWMEVLGSGMVHPAVIRNSGLDPAEWQGFAFGTGVDRLAMLKYGMNDLRAFFDGDLRWLRHYGFSALDVPTLSGGVGA